One Agrobacterium vaccinii DNA window includes the following coding sequences:
- a CDS encoding polysaccharide deacetylase family protein yields the protein MTIRRVVIGCGILAVLLTAIVSLHVYSNSRTTQLFGDIIARVETDKPVVALTFDDGPSARFTKDVLTVLKDRDVKATFFLIGKETAENLPQARLIAEAGHEIGNHSYSHADMRWSSLSAVKDELERTDAAIRAAGYKGEILFRPPYGKKLLTLPWYLSQHDRKTIMWDVEPESYPEVADNPNALAKYVIDNAMNGSIIIMHVMYRSREVSRQALPLIIDGLRQRGFEFVTVSKLIENR from the coding sequence ATGACGATACGGCGTGTTGTGATCGGCTGCGGCATCCTTGCCGTTCTTCTGACGGCGATCGTCTCGCTCCATGTGTACAGCAACTCTCGTACGACGCAGTTATTCGGCGACATCATTGCGCGCGTCGAAACGGACAAGCCCGTCGTAGCACTTACATTCGACGATGGTCCTTCCGCACGGTTTACGAAGGATGTCTTGACCGTCCTCAAAGACCGCGACGTGAAAGCGACGTTTTTTCTGATCGGCAAGGAAACAGCTGAAAATCTGCCGCAGGCACGGCTCATTGCAGAAGCGGGTCACGAGATCGGCAATCACTCCTACTCCCACGCCGATATGCGATGGTCGAGCCTGTCAGCGGTGAAAGATGAGCTTGAGCGGACCGATGCGGCCATCCGGGCGGCGGGATATAAGGGAGAAATCCTGTTTCGCCCGCCCTACGGCAAGAAGCTTCTGACCTTGCCTTGGTATCTTTCGCAACATGACCGAAAAACCATCATGTGGGATGTCGAGCCTGAATCTTATCCCGAGGTTGCGGACAATCCCAATGCATTGGCGAAATACGTCATCGATAACGCCATGAATGGCTCGATTATCATCATGCATGTGATGTATCGCAGCCGCGAAGTGTCTCGACAGGCGCTACCGCTGATTATCGATGGCTTGCGTCAACGCGGCTTCGAATTCGTCACGGTGTCGAAGCTTATCGAGAACCGTTAG
- a CDS encoding branched-chain amino acid ABC transporter substrate-binding protein, protein MKKSLLSAVALTAMVAFSGSAWADILVGVGGPLTGPNAAFGAQLQKGAEQAAADINAAGGINGEQIKIVLGDDVSDPKQGISVANKFVADGVKFVVGHFNSGVSIPASEVYAENGILEITPAATNPVFTERGLWNTFRTCGRDDQQGGIAGKYLADHFKDAKVAIIHDKTPYGQGLADETKKAANAAGVKEAIYEGVNVGDKDFSALIAKMKEAGVSVIYWGGLHTEAGLIIRQAADQGLKAKLVSGDGIVSNELASIAGDAVEGTLNTFGPDPTINPANKDLVAKFKAAGFNPEAYTLYSYAAVQTIAAAAKDAGSLDAEKVAEAMKKGKFSTVLGELSFDEKGDPKLPGYVMYEWKKGPDGKYSYFQQGT, encoded by the coding sequence ATGAAGAAGTCTCTTCTTTCCGCAGTTGCGCTGACCGCAATGGTCGCCTTCAGTGGATCTGCCTGGGCTGACATTCTCGTCGGCGTCGGCGGCCCGCTGACCGGCCCGAACGCGGCATTTGGCGCACAGCTCCAGAAGGGCGCTGAGCAGGCTGCGGCAGACATCAACGCTGCAGGCGGCATCAACGGCGAACAGATCAAGATCGTTCTGGGCGATGACGTGTCCGACCCCAAGCAGGGCATCTCGGTTGCCAACAAGTTCGTTGCTGACGGCGTCAAGTTCGTCGTCGGTCACTTCAACTCCGGCGTTTCCATTCCGGCGTCCGAAGTTTACGCAGAAAACGGCATCCTCGAAATCACGCCTGCTGCAACAAACCCTGTTTTCACCGAGCGCGGCCTGTGGAACACGTTCCGCACGTGCGGTCGCGACGACCAGCAGGGTGGCATTGCCGGCAAGTATCTGGCTGACCACTTCAAGGATGCAAAAGTCGCGATCATTCACGACAAGACACCTTACGGTCAGGGTCTTGCCGATGAAACCAAGAAGGCTGCCAACGCTGCTGGCGTGAAGGAAGCCATCTACGAAGGCGTAAACGTCGGCGACAAGGACTTCTCGGCCCTCATCGCCAAGATGAAGGAAGCTGGCGTATCGGTCATCTATTGGGGTGGTCTCCACACCGAAGCCGGTCTCATCATTCGCCAGGCAGCCGACCAGGGTCTGAAGGCCAAGCTCGTTTCGGGTGACGGCATCGTCTCCAACGAACTTGCTTCCATCGCCGGTGATGCTGTCGAAGGCACGCTGAACACGTTCGGTCCCGATCCAACCATCAACCCAGCCAACAAGGACCTCGTTGCGAAGTTCAAGGCTGCTGGCTTCAACCCTGAAGCTTACACGCTCTACTCCTACGCTGCGGTGCAGACCATTGCTGCCGCTGCCAAGGATGCAGGCTCGCTCGACGCAGAAAAAGTTGCCGAAGCCATGAAGAAGGGCAAGTTCTCGACCGTTCTCGGCGAACTCTCCTTCGACGAAAAGGGCGACCCGAAGCTTCCAGGCTACGTCATGTACGAGTGGAAGAAGGGCCCAGACGGCAAGTACAGCTACTTCCAGCAGGGCACCTGA
- a CDS encoding DUF6867 family protein, whose product MQGLFFESDSGVRYVLRALVVLLGFWTAWRTGKSVADGWEDYPKVVLYTLLLGVVMRFLHYALFAGPMLDAFYYVTDVVLLLAFATVGFRMRRTSQMVDKYYWLYDRTSAFSYKKKD is encoded by the coding sequence ATGCAGGGACTTTTTTTCGAAAGTGACAGCGGCGTTCGCTACGTTTTGCGCGCGCTCGTGGTGCTCTTGGGTTTCTGGACGGCCTGGCGCACGGGCAAGTCCGTGGCCGATGGCTGGGAAGACTATCCGAAGGTGGTTTTGTACACCCTGCTTCTGGGTGTGGTGATGCGCTTTTTGCACTACGCGCTGTTTGCCGGACCCATGCTGGATGCGTTTTATTACGTGACCGATGTCGTTCTGCTGCTCGCTTTTGCGACGGTCGGATTTCGCATGCGCCGCACCAGTCAGATGGTCGATAAGTACTATTGGCTTTATGACCGTACTTCAGCATTTTCTTACAAGAAGAAAGATTGA